The genomic DNA GGGAGTCGATCGACGCCGGCATGGCGGATGCATGGGACGCCACGACGGACTTCGCGGAGGACGCCTGGGAGAACACGACCGACTTCGTGGGCGACGCGGGGCACAACATCGGCAAGGCGTGGAAGGGACTGTTCGGGTGACAGGGCAGCAGCAGTCGACGTCTCCGGAGACGATCTGGGTACCCGGTCATCCGGGGTGGCAGGGGCAGCAGCGGGCGACCACGGCACTCACCGTGTTCGGCGTCGTGTTCGCCATCGTGGTCCTGCTGTTCAGCCTGATCCTGTTCGCCGATCCGGCTCCCGCGATGAAGGCTCTGGGGATCGGTGTGCTCGCGGCCGTCGCCGTGGGCGTCTGGCTGCTGGTGGCCCATGCCCGCGTCTCGCGGGTCCGAGTCGTCCGGCCGGTCGTCGACGGTCCGGCGATCGCGTTCGGCGGGGCCGCGGGAATCGTCTGGCCGCTGCGCGCCCTCGCGCCCGTGGGGGCCCTGCTCCTCGCGGCGTGGGCATGGAGCATCTTCACGGTGCCCGCAGACCGACTGCCGCTCCTCACCCTGCTCCTCCTCCCGGTGGTCGCGCTGATCATGACGATCGCCGGCACCCGGTCGTGGTTCCGGGCTCCCTCCGCCCATCGCCTGACGCTGCGCCCGGACGGGGTGGAGCTTCGGATCCCGCGCAACAACGTGGCCGTGGCATGGGAGGAGGTCGTCGGCGCCGGCCTGGAAGGCAACCGCGTGGTGCTGCGGACGGCGACCGCGCAGCCGTCCTCGTGGGCGGCGGCCGACCTCGCGAGCGATCCTGTGCTCCTGGCCGAGCTCGTCACCTTCTACGCGAACCGTCCCGACGTCCGTGCCGAGATCGGTGCGGGCACGCTCGCCCGCCTGCGGTCCGGGGAGTTCTAGCGGTGCCTCTCAGCGGGCGCCGGCGGCGTCAGCGAGATGACGCGCCTCGTGGCCAAGCACCTTCACGATGATCCCGTGGCGCCGGAGCTCGGCGACCGTGCGCGCGCCCTCCTCGGCGTCGAGCCCCAGAGCCCGGATGTTCGCCACCACGACCACGTCTCCGGTCCGGAGCGTCGAGATGAGTCGCGCGAGGCGGTCGTTCCAGCTCTCCAGGATGTCCGGCGCCGGGTGACGGAAGCCCTCGATGGGCACGCCGAAGCGGGTGAGGTCGGCGCGCTGCTCGACGACCGACGGCATGCCCTCGCGGGCGACGACGAGGCCGACCAGGCGGGAGCCGGCGGGACGCGCGGTCCAGAAGTTGCGGTTCTGCTGCAGCTCCGTGAAGCACTTCGGGCACTTCGCTGCGTCGTGCGGGAGGTGGAGCGGGCTCGTCAGCGCATCGTCGAGAGACGG from Microbacterium paraoxydans includes the following:
- a CDS encoding PH domain-containing protein, yielding MTGQQQSTSPETIWVPGHPGWQGQQRATTALTVFGVVFAIVVLLFSLILFADPAPAMKALGIGVLAAVAVGVWLLVAHARVSRVRVVRPVVDGPAIAFGGAAGIVWPLRALAPVGALLLAAWAWSIFTVPADRLPLLTLLLLPVVALIMTIAGTRSWFRAPSAHRLTLRPDGVELRIPRNNVAVAWEEVVGAGLEGNRVVLRTATAQPSSWAAADLASDPVLLAELVTFYANRPDVRAEIGAGTLARLRSGEF
- a CDS encoding dehydrogenase, with the protein product MSDTIDPAGTTPSLDDALTSPLHLPHDAAKCPKCFTELQQNRNFWTARPAGSRLVGLVVAREGMPSVVEQRADLTRFGVPIEGFRHPAPDILESWNDRLARLISTLRTGDVVVVANIRALGLDAEEGARTVAELRRHGIIVKVLGHEARHLADAAGAR